In Sphingobium sp. Z007, one DNA window encodes the following:
- a CDS encoding PepSY-associated TM helix domain-containing protein: MHGTARIQTARKKSAKAFWMKQLHTWHWVSSAVSLIGLLLFAFTGITLNHAADVEASPQTVEKRATLPATLLQQVAADDAPDTKKPLPAPVAAWVEQSVGQAGLGNAEWSADEIYLALPRPGGDGWVSIDRHSGAVTSESTSRGWISYLNDLHKGRNAGGVWKWFIDIFSVACFVFALTGLVLLQLHAKKRPSTWPLVAIGLALPALLAIIFIH, from the coding sequence ATGCACGGAACCGCCCGCATCCAGACTGCCAGAAAGAAGAGCGCCAAGGCGTTCTGGATGAAGCAACTCCATACCTGGCATTGGGTGAGTTCGGCCGTCAGCCTGATCGGCCTGCTGCTTTTCGCCTTCACCGGCATCACTCTCAATCATGCCGCCGATGTCGAAGCGTCGCCGCAAACCGTCGAGAAACGTGCCACCCTGCCCGCCACCCTGCTGCAACAGGTCGCGGCCGACGATGCGCCCGACACGAAGAAGCCCCTGCCTGCGCCCGTCGCTGCCTGGGTCGAACAATCCGTGGGCCAGGCAGGGCTCGGCAATGCGGAATGGTCCGCCGACGAAATCTACCTGGCGCTGCCCCGCCCCGGCGGCGACGGCTGGGTGTCGATCGACCGACATAGCGGCGCGGTCACCAGCGAAAGCACCAGCCGGGGCTGGATCAGCTACCTCAACGATCTGCACAAGGGCCGCAATGCGGGCGGCGTGTGGAAATGGTTCATCGACATCTTCTCTGTCGCCTGCTTCGTCTTCGCGCTGACTGGGCTGGTGCTGCTCCAGCTCCATGCCAAGAAGCGGCCCAGCACCTGGCCGCTGGTCGCGATCGGCCTCGCCCTGCCCGCGCTTCTCGCCATCATCTTCATCCACTAA